The DNA segment tttggatatgtcaaaatacttgaagaggtcatgttgccttatgctgaagaggacatgaccccaagcacactagtaaacgagcaaaatcttggttccaaaccaacaaattaatgcctcgcagatgtgaagaaatcatgaaaaactgtggttatacaactaaatactagtttagtgattcacagaattgctaaaaaagcagtttgaacataatagttttgagtttgtagcatcaacagcagatgctactattattgtgaacacccccttttctacttttttttactaatagcccaatttcatagccttaagagcgtgcatatcatgaatgcttggtcttggatttgtgagaatctactgaatctactggtaccttgtttctcatgtaacaataagaaatgtactcaaaacctggattaatctttttagtcacattcctattattctgaacactactgtatgtagacagatgtgtgcctttccaaatcatgtctaatcatctgaatttaccccaggtggactccaattaagctgtagaaacatctcaagaattatcagtggaaacaggatgcacctgagctcaattttgagctccatggcaaaggctgtgaatacttatgtagatgtgtttcctttgttttttttttttattcttaataatttgtaaaaatctggataaaaaacttttcacattatcTTTATGGGGTATCGTGGAATACACTGTGATTATGGAGAAAATGAAtgccattcattttggaataaggctctaacataaaaagaaatgtggaaaaagtgcagggctgtgaatactttctagatgcactgtaggATACGTAAGGAAAAGACAACAGAGCATAAGCCAAGATAATACCAGACAACATAAGTCAATACAAGATAAGGCAAAGTAAGAGAAGACAACATAAGAAGAGACCAGATAATACCTGGCAAGACTAGATAAGACAAGACAAGAATAATATTCCTTAATTAGGGCAGGCCCTACTGCCGATTTTTGATCACAGATTTTCTATGTTTTTGccattaaaaaaaagggggggggggggggggctaaaatCGGGTGTAATTGGTGAATTTAAAAAACAGTGTTGTGGAACACTGAGCAATCGGgaaaatttaaaatgttaaaaaaattgcgATGTTGGAATAAATTGTGAtacacaaaatgtgaataatctgattaatttttgcaaaaaccatggtGTACAGGGAATTGTATGTACTTGGGTGTATTCTACAATAAGTGGTTACCTGTATGTAAGCAAGTAATATGCATTTTTCCTACTATTTAAAAAATCAAGCCCAGTTTTCTCAATTGTAAAATCTGGAAGTTCCAGCCACAAATCGTCAACAGGAGTCCGCCCATACTCCCACAACTGGAAAATCAGAAAACTGAAATATGACGTAACAAATACATGATCAGTGGTAAGAAAGGAAACATTTCTCACCCATTGCATCCGTGATTGTTAAAGGCCTGTGCACAGTCCACCAGCTGCTGCTCGGACTAATTGACATAAAACACATTACGATGAGGAATAGCAGTATATTGTTCAAGATTACATGAAATACTATACAGGAGcaaattgaaataactttaacaTGCTTTTGACTTGGAAATCCAAATGTCAAGTCAAACTAAATATTGTTTGACTTGAAACAGCTATTATAGAGAAAGTACTTTTGGTAGAGAAGTGAAAGTAAATCACCAGTGGTGTGAGTTTTCCGGTAGCGATAGCCGTCACAGACTCCAAACAGCCAGTCGTAGAAAAAGTCCAGCAACTACCACAATTACCCTTTGGTGcatgaaaataaaacataaaatagtgtTAGAAATTTATGATACAAACCCCAGCTAAAGCTAAAGATAAGTGTTACGTAGAGTAGACAACAGCAACCATTACAATTTGATAAAGAGCACATGTTCCACTGAAGGAACACACTGTGACCTTCGAGAGCAATATCTAAGAATGAGACTGTGTGTAGACACTTAACCTGGTTCTTCACTTTTGTCACATAATTTCCCTTCTTTCTCCAGTCAATGGAGTCTGGATAAGGTTGATTGCTGCTGATGTAGTTCCCTTTGGTGGCAGAACAGTTCTGtaacagtgaggaaaaaaaaagagaaaattattTTCCTATTCTGCAATAAAACCTGGAAGCTGTTTCGTCCCCCTGCACATTACCTGTGGCACAGTCCAGAGGAAGGCGCTCCGAAATTCACTAAATGTCATGTCTGAGAACTGGTTCAGTGCCACTGGAAGGGAATAAACCACATTTTATAATAACAATATAGTTTATACTTTTGAAATTGTGATTTCCCTCGTGCTTTTCAATTTTCCTCTTGTTCTCAGTGAATTCTTACAGtatttcattaataataataatattaaagtttATACTTGTGAAACTGTGATTTCCCTCATTGTGTTTGTCAATTCTCCTCTTGTTCTCAGTGAATATCTGAAGTCTTTCGTAATACTCCTTCAGGGTGTACTCTTTGTTGTACTGTATCAGAGGAAGAATCTGGTTATTCTTTCAGTACACACCATCAGCTCACAGTTTTGAGGACGCTCGCTGTACTTAGAAGTGCAATACGAGCGTTACAGTCATGTGTTTGTCTCACCTGTGCCATCCATGACTTGAAGTGAAACTCGTCTGGAAACAATGTACATTGTAAAGATTAGAGTGTATCTAATGTGACAGGTAACATGACGGTAACATTATAAAAGCAGGTTGCTTACCTTGTTCAGACAAGGGAAAAGCTGCAGTTGTACATGTTAAAATAAGCAAAATTACAATGTTCAGCATGGCGACTTATTAAAGACTCAGCGACTCAGACTGTAACAGAGTCTAAATGAAAGTGAAGTGAAGCAGAAAAAAATGTCATGAGATAAATGCCTGCCTGCACAACTTCCTCTACTGTAAAACACAATAGTTAAACTCAGATATGGTGgggcggggtgggggtggggggtggaatcTACAGCAGCACTCAGAAAAATCTATCTGCAGTGGAGGACATATTAAAACATTG comes from the Thalassophryne amazonica chromosome 8, fThaAma1.1, whole genome shotgun sequence genome and includes:
- the ctsh gene encoding pro-cathepsin H translates to MLNIVILLILTCTTAAFPLSEQDEFHFKSWMAQYNKEYTLKEYYERLQIFTENKRRIDKHNEGNHSFTMALNQFSDMTFSEFRSAFLWTVPQNCSATKGNYISSNQPYPDSIDWRKKGNYVTKVKNQGNCGSCWTFSTTGCLESVTAIATGKLTPLSEQQLVDCAQAFNNHGCNGGLPSQAFEYIKYNKGIMTEEDYPYTASDDPCMYEPSLAAAFVKDVINITENDEMGMVDAVGTRNPVSLAFDVTSDFMSYHQGVYTSTECRNTPDKVNHAVLAVGYGTENGLPYWIVKNSWGSRWGMNGYFLIERGKNMCGLATCASFPVV